From Lucilia cuprina isolate Lc7/37 chromosome 4, ASM2204524v1, whole genome shotgun sequence:
ggagTTCGAGTAATTAAAGAAACATACCTATTTAACGGACCTCTTCTTTAATAACCTCTTGTCCCATCAAgttgaatgaaaatatttgtcataagtttaccaaattaaaataaattttttcttatatatttctCTTATTTTAGACATACGTATCATATTTCGTGGCGAGGGTAAAGTATGTTGGTCCGAAAATCAAAAACGAAAACATTCAGATGGTAACTATACAAATGAGTCGATTAATTTTGTAGCAAACAAACTGTATATAGACAACGTGACTACGGTTCATGGAGAAGGAACCCTACAACCCGGAACTTATACATATCCATTTGAAATACAACTACCTCTAGAATGTCCCACCGCTTGTGAAGGACGCTTTGGTCATATACGCTATATACTGGCGTTAATGCTAAGAAGGCCATCACGTTTCGATAATACGTTCAGTAAGCCATTGACTGTGATAAAATCacaagatttaaatttaaatccatCATTTCGGGTAAGTGACAAGATTTCTTATTGACATTTCTTAATTCggaatattaataataacatttttttagacTCCTGTTACAAGTGAGGATATATATAATTCCAGTAGTTGGTTCTGTTTGGGCGGCAAAATTACTGCTACACTTTCAATACCCTTTGGAGGTTATGCTATTGGTCAAAGGATAAAGTTTACACTTCAAATCCAAAATCAATCAATGTACGATCTCAATGGctattctatagaatttaaTCGTAATATGAGATTTACTGCCCATTCACCGCATCTCAAATCACGTGATGATATTAccatattatatagaaaaacttatgATAATCTTTGTAAAACTACTCGTATATTTAATGGTGATTTTCAAATAGTTTCTACACCACCCACTACTGAGAATACGGGTATTTTACgtgtaaattatatattacaagttattttaaatacaggAGGAGGTTGTAATGCAAAGAAAGTTAAGAGTGTAAGATTACCAATATTTATTGGTGATGTACCATTAAGAGAAAGTTTTGCATCAACAGAGCCCATTGAAAGTGATAATTTTATAGCGACTACTCCAACGGCACCTGATCTGATTTTGGATGAGGAAAGTGATAATGATTTACCACCAAGTTATCAGGAATTATGTAAATactttaaatggattttaaatattgatataaattaattgtattatattttatttgattttaggTCCTCCATCCTTTGAAGAAGCTATACGTAGTGGTTCACCATTTATAGATATTGAGTTAGATGAACATAATCGTCATGTAGGATTTAGTCCATTGTATCCCACGTATTCATAAAGTatgttcaaatatattttttataatttttaataaatttttgtaataaaactagaaaattataaaaagtccACGCTTGTTAAAGTCTACTTTGGAGCTTCTCAAGATAACAGAGGAGATGTCCATGGTATACTTATCAAGGAGAGTAGAGTATCAAAATATACTGAAATATTTGAGCACAGTCAAAATGTATTGTGTATTTCAATATTCTGTCGATATTATCTGGAACTTTCTCAGATACTCCTAATTGTTTATGCAACAGATTCTATTGTGATCGATTgcataatacaaatttattccTCATACGTACCGAAGTATTACCTGTCACTTTCGTTGTAAAAAGTATTAAACTTTTAGTGCtggtccaaaaaaaaaagaaactagcACTAATCAACTTTTGAGACAAACACAACATGAAGCAAGTGAAAATGTTTACTtgcatgttaaatttttaaaccgtgagcgtatgagtaatacgATACTCaaacttgtttatttaaaatttcatcactacACTCTAATCTCATTCACAACTCTTTGCTGAGCGGAACATTTCATAGttattttcagaaggggacctctTATCGGGAAAGAGCTGATCCTAAAAAAATTGCTA
This genomic window contains:
- the LOC111675509 gene encoding arrestin domain-containing protein 3-like encodes the protein MSSICEFELSNSNGVYYSGEILCGAIILKTSFAKDIRDIRIIFRGEGKVCWSENQKRKHSDGNYTNESINFVANKLYIDNVTTVHGEGTLQPGTYTYPFEIQLPLECPTACEGRFGHIRYILALMLRRPSRFDNTFSKPLTVIKSQDLNLNPSFRTPVTSEDIYNSSSWFCLGGKITATLSIPFGGYAIGQRIKFTLQIQNQSMYDLNGYSIEFNRNMRFTAHSPHLKSRDDITILYRKTYDNLCKTTRIFNGDFQIVSTPPTTENTGILRVNYILQVILNTGGGCNAKKVKSVRLPIFIGDVPLRESFASTEPIESDNFIATTPTAPDLILDEESDNDLPPSYQELCPPSFEEAIRSGSPFIDIELDEHNRHVGFSPLYPTYS